In Flavobacterium piscisymbiosum, the sequence TTAGGAACTCCAAACGGACATGCCATTACACAATTTGAACAGCCTATACATCTTTCTGTATTTGCAGTATGAACAACTCCAAATTCGTCCTGAGAAATGGCGTCAGCTGGACAAACATTAGCACAAACCGGATCTTCGCAATGCATACAAACCTGAACAGTTGTCTGAATTGTTGAAGAACGTTCTACATAATTCACACTTATTAATGATTCCTGCCCATTCGTTTCGCATTCTGCACAAGCCATTTCACAGGCTTTGCAGCCAATGCAGCGTTGCAGATCTACAAAAAACTCTTCGTTTTTATTGAAATTAGTTAAATTCATCGTGTCATTTTTTTATAGATTAAACACTTGCATAAGCTTCAGATTCATTAGATGGCGGTGCTATTGTTCCTTGCGGATGTAATTCACACGCACAAA encodes:
- a CDS encoding 4Fe-4S dicluster domain-containing protein, which encodes MNLTNFNKNEEFFVDLQRCIGCKACEMACAECETNGQESLISVNYVERSSTIQTTVQVCMHCEDPVCANVCPADAISQDEFGVVHTANTERCIGCSNCVMACPFGVPKKMEEYDLMMKCTMCYDRTSVGKKPMCATVCPSGALFYGTRAEIEEMRPNSSPVNTFIFGKETVNTKVNIMMPKGSKELRIY